The Pungitius pungitius chromosome 10, fPunPun2.1, whole genome shotgun sequence genome has a window encoding:
- the LOC119228814 gene encoding ribosyldihydronicotinamide dehydrogenase [quinone]-like isoform X1 has protein sequence MAAKKVLIVFAHQSSESFNSAAKDAAKEVLADQGCTVEVSDLYAMKFKATATAEDITGDVKNAAHFRYAEETKLAWEEGKLCADITEEQRKLTEADLIIFQFPMYWFTVPAIMKGWMDRVLTLGYAYSEERRYSQGIFKDKKAMLSFTTGSQESMFSADGVNGDMNVTLWPLQNGILHYCGFQVLAPQIFWAPSRLPSEARSTLLEGWRTRLQGVLAEKPLSFTPLDCFDGEKGFQLKPEFQEKNATKEYGLTVGIHLGKALPPNSQMKAGV, from the exons ATGG CAGCAAAGAAGGTGTTGATCGTGTTTGCCCACCAGAGCTCTGAATCATTCAACTCTGCTGCCAAAGATGCTGCTAAGGAAGTTTTAGCAGATCAGGGCTGCACGGTGGAAGTATCAGACCTTTACGCCATGAAGTTCAAAGCCACTGCTACTGCTGAGGACATCACCG GAGACGTGAAGAACGCCGCTCACTTCCGTTATGCTGAGGAGACCAAGCTGGCATGGGAGGAAGGAAAGCTGTGTGCAGACATCACTGAGGAACAACGCAAACTCACTGAGGCCGACCTCATCATCTTCCAG TTCCCCATGTACTGGTTCACTGTTCCTGCCATCATGAAGGGCTGGATGGACCGGGTGCTCACACTGGGCTATGCCTACTCTGAAGAGAGGAGATACAGCCAGGGCATCTTCAAG GACAAGAAAGCCATGCTGTCCTTCACCACTGGGTCTCAGGAGTCCATGTTTAGTGCCGATGGTGTTAATGGAGACATGAACGTCACACTATGGCCTCTACAG AATGGCATCCTGCACTACTGTGGCTTCCAGGTTCTGGCCCCTCAGATCTTCTGGGCTCCCTCTCGTCTCCCCTCCGAGGCACGCAGCACCTTGCTGGAGGGATGGCGTACACGACTGCAGGGCGTCCTGGCAGAGAAGCCCCTTTCCTTCACTCCCTTGGACTGCTTTGACGGGGAGAAGGGTTTCCAGCTGAAGCCTGAGTTCCAGGAGAAAAATGCCACCAAGGAGTACGGTCTGACTGTTGGGATCCACCTGGGAAAAGCTCTACCACCCAACAGCCAGATGAAGGCTGGAGTCTGA
- the LOC119228923 gene encoding helix-loop-helix protein 1-like encodes MMLSPRHAESDRPWVQTDSSNVPCGSGPAQLEACRGKVRSVSVLALSREERRRQRRATATYRSAHATRERVRVVAFNVAFAQLRKLLPILPPEKSSSKIEILRLAICYISYLGHVLDVEEHQ; translated from the coding sequence ATGATGCTCAGTCCTCGCCACGCCGAGTCTGACAGGCCCTGGGTACAAACAGACTCTTCCAATGTGCCCTGTGGGTCCGGGCCTGCCCAACTTGAGGCGTGTCGGGGCAAGGTGCGCTCCGTGAGTGTCCTCGCTCtgagcagggaggagaggaggcggcaGAGGCGTGCGACGGCTACGTACCGATCTGCGCACGCCACCAGGGAGCGCGTCCGCGTGGTGGCCTTCAACGTGGCCTTTGCACAGCTGAGAAAGCTGCTGCCGATTCTTCCACCAGAAAAGAGCTCGTCCAAGATTGAGATCCTGCGACTCGCGATTTGTTACATCTCCTACCTCGGGCACGTGCTGGATGTTGAGGAGCACCAATAA
- the LOC119228814 gene encoding NAD(P)H dehydrogenase [quinone] 1-like isoform X2 yields the protein MAKKVLIVFAHQSSESFNSAAKDAAKEVLADQGCTVEVSDLYAMKFKATATAEDITGDVKNAAHFRYAEETKLAWEEGKLCADITEEQRKLTEADLIIFQFPMYWFTVPAIMKGWMDRVLTLGYAYSEERRYSQGIFKDKKAMLSFTTGSQESMFSADGVNGDMNVTLWPLQNGILHYCGFQVLAPQIFWAPSRLPSEARSTLLEGWRTRLQGVLAEKPLSFTPLDCFDGEKGFQLKPEFQEKNATKEYGLTVGIHLGKALPPNSQMKAGV from the exons ATGG CAAAGAAGGTGTTGATCGTGTTTGCCCACCAGAGCTCTGAATCATTCAACTCTGCTGCCAAAGATGCTGCTAAGGAAGTTTTAGCAGATCAGGGCTGCACGGTGGAAGTATCAGACCTTTACGCCATGAAGTTCAAAGCCACTGCTACTGCTGAGGACATCACCG GAGACGTGAAGAACGCCGCTCACTTCCGTTATGCTGAGGAGACCAAGCTGGCATGGGAGGAAGGAAAGCTGTGTGCAGACATCACTGAGGAACAACGCAAACTCACTGAGGCCGACCTCATCATCTTCCAG TTCCCCATGTACTGGTTCACTGTTCCTGCCATCATGAAGGGCTGGATGGACCGGGTGCTCACACTGGGCTATGCCTACTCTGAAGAGAGGAGATACAGCCAGGGCATCTTCAAG GACAAGAAAGCCATGCTGTCCTTCACCACTGGGTCTCAGGAGTCCATGTTTAGTGCCGATGGTGTTAATGGAGACATGAACGTCACACTATGGCCTCTACAG AATGGCATCCTGCACTACTGTGGCTTCCAGGTTCTGGCCCCTCAGATCTTCTGGGCTCCCTCTCGTCTCCCCTCCGAGGCACGCAGCACCTTGCTGGAGGGATGGCGTACACGACTGCAGGGCGTCCTGGCAGAGAAGCCCCTTTCCTTCACTCCCTTGGACTGCTTTGACGGGGAGAAGGGTTTCCAGCTGAAGCCTGAGTTCCAGGAGAAAAATGCCACCAAGGAGTACGGTCTGACTGTTGGGATCCACCTGGGAAAAGCTCTACCACCCAACAGCCAGATGAAGGCTGGAGTCTGA